A single region of the Zygotorulaspora mrakii chromosome 4, complete sequence genome encodes:
- the LYS12 gene encoding homoisocitrate dehydrogenase (similar to Saccharomyces cerevisiae LYS12 (YIL094C); ancestral locus Anc_2.287), whose translation MLRSSSLRAAAKRAYASAPKSMTIGLIPGDGIGKEVIPAGKQVLQSVQSKHGLKFDFIDLYAGWETFQKTGKALPQETVQILKNQCQGALFGAVQSPTTKVEGYSSPIVALRKELGLFANVRPVKSVEGTKDRKVDMVIVRENTEDLYIKLEKTYIDPKTGTRVADATKRISEVATRRIAQIALDIALQRLKTYGHATLTVTHKSNVLSQSDGLFREVCKDVYETQKDKYGQIVYNEQIVDSMVYRMFREPECFDVIVAPNLYGDILSDGAAALVGSLGVVPSANVGPEIVVGEPCHGSAPDIAGKGISNPIATIRSTALMLQFLGHNESAQDIYKAVDANLRDNQVKTPDLGGKSSTQDVVDDILSRL comes from the coding sequence ATGCTAAGGTCGAGTTCTCTAAGGGCTGCTGCGAAACGTGCTTATGCTTCCGCTCCAAAATCGATGACCATTGGGTTGATCCCAGGTGATGGTATCGGTAAGGAAGTTATCCCTGCTGGTAAACAGGTGTTACAAAGCGTGCAAAGTAAGCACGGATTGAAATTCGACTTCATCGATCTGTATGCTGGTTGGGAAACTTTCCAGAAGACTGGTAAAGCTCTTCCTCAAGAGACGGTGcaaattctgaaaaacCAGTGCCAGGGTGCATTGTTCGGTGCTGTTCAGTCTCCAACCACCAAGGTTGAAGGTTACTCTTCGCCAATTGTAGCACTAAGAAAGGAATTGGGATTATTTGCCAATGTTCGTCCCGTAAAGTCTGTTGAGGGAACCAAAGATAGAAAAGTAGACATGGTCATTGTCAGAGAAAACACTGAGGATTTGTATATCAAGCTAGAGAAGACGTACATTGATCCAAAGACAGGCACCAGAGTTGCAGACGCTACGAAGAGAATCAGTGAAGTTGCAACCAGAAGGATTGCGCAAATTGCGTTGGACATCGCTTTACAGAGATTGAAGACATACGGACATGCCACTTTAACTGTCACACATAAATCCAACGTTTTGTCTCAAAGTGATGGACTATTCAGAGAAGTCTGTAAGGACGTTTATGAAACCCAAAAGGATAAATACGGACAAATTGTTTACAACGAGCAAATTGTCGACTCCATGGTCTACAGAATGTTTAGAGAACCTGAATGTTTCGACGTAATCGTCGCACCAAATTTGTATGGTGATATCTTATCGGATGGTGCTGCTGCTTTGGTCGGATCTTTAGGTGTAGTTCCAAGTGCCAATGTCGGCCCTGAGATTGTTGTCGGCGAGCCATGCCATGGTTCTGCTCCTGATATCGCTGGCAAAGGTATTTCCAATCCAATTGCAACCATCAGATCTACTGCCTTGATGCTGCAGTTTTTGGGCCACAATGAATCCGCTCAAGACATTTATAAGGCTGTCGATGCTAACTTAAGGGACAACCAAGTTAAAACCCCAGATCTTGGTGGTAAATCCAGTACCCAGGATGTTGTTGATGACATCCTATCCAGATTGTAA
- the RCM1 gene encoding rRNA (cytosine-C5-)-methyltransferase RCM1 (similar to Saccharomyces cerevisiae YNL022C; ancestral locus Anc_2.286) yields MNVYRDATWVLEYVEEEDKKGRIEGSMQSLVLRACTRYKLKSNPKHIYALVDSAWKYKPYLEIIMKKSDILKDIPKKKGSPMYSRLTVLLLCHDLLFSKQKRIQMGKLPIKEYVLKHKTRLHSELVKLKLKLKVKDLSQLIEKEEISNDVTPVRWIRINPLRCPGNDVNSVLAELEKKFTQRVDHWKDIVPGCIYHDDFIPNVFGIHPQDKITSHELYRQGKVIIQDRASCFPAHILNPDKNDVIIDACAAPGNKTTHVAAHLLPKCEKGQLTKIYAFEKEPRRAQVLQKMTNIAGCGKAVKINVGDFTKLAIPDQYKDVTGLILDPSCSGSGIFGRKYVDSLNRAKRLQDQEKKHQQNDKEENDLILEEEEQAVASDDPDLQSRLSKLSSFQFQVVKHAMSLPNAKKIVYSTCSVHPEENEKVVIDLLLDRKVQEWGWKVAGRENVIPDWPRRGIKGEFDQVFRKETAKCQELADSCIRALPREDGGIGFFAVCFER; encoded by the coding sequence ATGAATGTTTACCGGGATGCTACATGGGTGCTAGAGTATGTTGAAGAGGAGGATAAGAAGGGTAGAATTGAAGGCTCGATGCAATCCTTGGTTCTCAGAGCATGCACAAGGTATAAGCTGAAGAGTAATCCAAAACATATTTATGCATTGGTGGATTCTGCATGGAAATATAAGCCTTATTTGGAAATCATCATGAAGAAATCAGACATTCTAAAGGACAttccaaagaagaaagggAGCCCAATGTATTCAAGGCTGACAGTACTTTTGCTCTGTCACGACTTGTTATTTTCCAAACAGAAGAGAATACAAATGGGGAAGTTACCCATCAAAGAATACGTTTTGAAACATAAGACGAGGCTTCATAGTGAGCTGGTCAAATTGAAGTTGAAGCTTAAAGTGAAAGATCTGAGTCAActaattgaaaaagaggagatttcaaatgatgTAACCCCAGTGAGGTGGATAAGAATAAATCCACTTAGATGTCCGGGAAATGATGTAAATTCTGTCTTAGCGgagctggaaaaaaaatttacgCAGCGAGTGGACCATTGGAAAGATATTGTGCCAGGATGTATATATCATGATGATTTCATCCCTAACGTTTTCGGTATACATCCACAAGACAAAATTACCTCTCATGAACTGTATCGTCAGGGTAAAGTGATAATACAGGACAGAGCCTCGTGTTTTCCAGCTCATATATTGAACCCAGATAAAAACGATGTTATCATAGATGCATGTGCTGCTCCTGGAAATAAGACAACTCATGTAGCGgctcatcttcttccaaaatgTGAAAAGGGCCAACTCACTAAAATATATGCGTTTGAAAAAGAGCCGAGAAGAGCTCAAGtattacaaaaaatgaccAATATTGCTGGTTGTGGTAAAGCGGTCAAAATTAACGTTGGTGACTTTACAAAACTTGCAATTCCGGACCAATATAAAGATGTCACGGGTCTAATTTTAGATCCCAGCTGCTCCGGTAGTGGAATATTTGGGAGGAAATATGTCGATTCTCTAAATAGGGCCAAGCGTTTACAAgatcaagagaaaaaacatcaacaaaatgacaaggaagaaaatgatCTTATCctagaagaagaagagcagGCGGTCGCTTCGGATGACCCAGACTTGCAAAGTCGTCTATCTAAGCTGTCTTCCTTTCAATTCCAGGTAGTAAAACATGCAATGAGTTTACCTAAtgccaaaaaaattgtctACAGCACTTGTTCAGTACATCCagaagagaatgaaaaagtggTGATAGATTTACTACTAGATAGAAAAGTTCAGGAATGGGGTTGGAAAGTTGCTGGGCGAGAAAATGTGATTCCTGATTGGCCGAGAAGGGGTATCAAGGGAGAGTTTGACCAAGTTTTTAGGAAGGAAACTGCGAAATGCCAAGAATTGGCTGATAGTTGTATCAGGGCATTGCCAAGGGAAGACGGAGGCATAGGTTTTTTTGCAGTCTGCTTTGAGAGATAA